The following is a genomic window from Enterobacteriaceae endosymbiont of Donacia sparganii.
ATATTACTATATACTAATAGTATATTTTATTTATGTTTTATTAAAATTTTTTAAATTATTTTTTTTTTAATTAATATCTTATTTAAAGACCATAATTCTTGTTTTTTTTTATAATCTAACCCTTTTATTCTTTCTAAAGAAATTAAATATTCTTGCCTATCTTCTAAAATATTAATTTTTAATTTTTTTATTAAATTAATAAAAAAATTTTCTATTTCATTATCAGGAATCATATGGTTCCATGTTAATAAAGTTTCAAGAACTTTTTTTAATTTAGTTCCTCTATATTGTTCTAATATTTTAACTGTTGTTAAATTTTGATTCTTATAAAAATTTACAAATTTTATAAAAAAAAATAAACCATTTATATTAGAACTTTTAAAAAATTCTAATTTCGGAACAAGATTAATTAATTTTGGATTTTGAATTAATAAACTTAATAATCTACGAATAGTAGTTTTTTTAAAATTATTATTTATAATTATTTTTTTTTCATATTTAAATGAATCATATATATCAATAAGATTGATAATTCCTATTTTTTCTCCTAGTTTTTTAATTAAATTAATTTGAAAAAAATAATCAGGAATTAATTTAATAAATGATAAAGCTTTATAAATAAGACTTGTTTTTTCTTCACAAGAAGAAAAAAAATTTTTTAAAAATAATCTTTTAAAAAAAAATTTTGAAAATGATAAAGTATTATTAATTCTTTTTTCAAAAAGAATTTTTCCCTCTTTTCTAATTAAACTATCAGGATCTTCTCCATCAGGTAGGATCATAAATCTTATTTGTTTACCATTTACTAAAAAAGGTAAACTAATTTTTAAAGATTTCCATTGAGCTTCTATCCCAGCTTTATCTCCATCATAACAATAAATAATTTTATTTGTGATACTAAATAATTTTTTTATATGCATATTAGTAATTGATGTTCCTAATATCGCAACTACATATTTTATATCAAATTGAAATAAACTAATTACATCAATATATCCTTCTACTACTAAAACTTTTTTTATAATATTATTTTCTTTTTTTGTTTCAAATAAACCATATAACTCATTACTTTTATGAAAAATATTATTTTCTGAAGAATTTAAATATTTAGGATTTTGATTTTTTAAAACTCTTCCTCCAAATCCAACTATTAAACCTTTTATATTTTTAATAGGAAATATAATACGATTATAAAAAATATCATAATAATTATTATTTTTTTTATCTATTTGTAGAATACCTAATTTTTCATATAAAATTTTTATATTTTTTGTATTATTTGATATTTTATTAGTCCAATAAAAAGGAGAAAAACCGATAGAAAAATATTTAATAATATATAAATTAAATCCTCTATTTAATAGATATTTATAAGCTTCTTTACCTAAAGGATCAAATAAAGATTTTTTATAAAAAATACTTAAATTAGAAATTAATTTATAATAAATATTATTTTTATATATTTTTTTTGATAGATATGATTTTTTAGCATAAATAATAGGTATATTAAATATATTTGCTATTGATTCTATACTTTCAAGAAAAGATAAATTATCAAAATTCATAATAAAATCAATAATATTTCCATGTACACCACATCCAAAACAATGATATAATTGTCTCGTAGAATTTACAACAAATGAAGGATTTTTTTCTAAATGGAAAGGACAGATACCAAAAAAATTTTTTCCTTTTTTTTTTAATTTAACTCTATTTTTAATTAAATATACAATATCAATTTGATCTAATAAATTATTAATAAATGTAGGGGATATATATTTAATCATAAAAATAATTTTTTATAATTTATTATTTTTTATAATAAATAATATTTTTAATATAAACGTACTCTTTTAGAATTTTCTCGAAATATTTTTTTTGCATGTCTTTTAATAGCAGAAGCTTTTGCTCTTTTTCTTTCTGTTGTTGGTTTTTCATAAAATTCTCTACGTCTTACTTCTGCTAAAATTCCTGCCTTTTCACATGAACGTTTAAAACGTCTTAAAACTAAATCAAATGGTTCATTATCACGTACTTTTATAACTGGCATATATTAATTCCTGTTTTATATTAATTTTTTAAAAAATTTATAATAATAAATTATTATAGTATATAATACTAATTATATAAATAATTTTTTATTTTACTTTTATAAAAAAATTTTAATAATATTAAGGATCAATATGCTTTTAATGGGTATAGAAACATCATGTGATGATACAGCAGTAGCTATTTATGATAATAAAATAGGTATATTATGTAATAATATTTATACACAAAGAATTCATTCTAAATATGGAGGAGTTGTACCTGAATTAGCAGCAAGAAATCATTTACAAAAAATTATTCCATTAATAAAAAAATCTTTATTAAAAATAAACAAAAATTTAAAAGATCTTAATGCTATTGCTTTTACCTCAGGTCCTGGACAAATAAATTCTTTAATAATAGGTGCAATTGTTTCACATACTCTAGCTTTTTCTTTAAATATTCCTATTATTCCAGTAAATCATATGGAAGGACATTTATTTTCAATTATGTTACAAAAAAATAAACCAAGTTTTCCTTTTATTGGTTTATTAATTTCTGGAGGACATACTGAATTAATATATACATATAAATTTGGAAAATATAAAGTATTAGGAAAGAATATAGATGATGCAGTTGGGGAAACTTTAGATAAAGTATCTAAATTATTAGGATTAAATTATCCTGGAGGTAAAAATTTATCTAAATTATCTAAATATGGTACTTCAAATAAATTTTTTTTCCCAAGACCAATGACATATAAAAAAAATAATTTAAATTTTAGTTTTTCTGGATTAAAAACTTGTGTAAAAAATTTTTTAAAAAAACAAGATTTAAATAATTTTCAAACTAAAGCAGATATTGCATGTGCATTTGAAGATGCAATTATAGAAACTCTTTATATTAAAAGTTTATGGGCATTAAAAAAATATAATATTAATCAATTAGTTATTGCAGGAGGAGTAAGTTCAAATAAAAAATTAAGAATATTTTTATATAAAAATTTAAAAAAAAATAATATTAAATTATTTTATAGTAGAAAAAAATTATGTACTGATAATGCAGCTATGATTGCTTATATTGGCTCAAAAAAAAAAATTTTTAAAAAAAAATATATACTAAATAATATTTTTATTAATCCTAATTTATCTTTAGATACTTAATAAGTATTTTAAATTTAAATATAAAAATATAAATTTTATTAAAAATTTTTTATAAAAAATTATTTTTAATAATAGAGATTATTCTTTATGTTATTAAATTACTTTTCTTCTATATTATTAAGTATTATACAAGGTTTAACTGAGTTTTTACCTGTATCTTCTAGTGCTCATATTATGATTTTTTCTATAATATTAAAACTTATAAATAATGATAATTTAAAAATTTTTGAAGTAATTATTCAATTAGGATCTGTATTAGCAATATTAATTTTTTTTAGAAAAAAAATTTTTAAAATTATAATTAATACTAATAAATATATTTTTTTTACTCAAAAACAAATAAATTTATTACATATAATAATATGTACATTTCCTATAATAATTATAGGATTAATTTTTTATAATAAAATTAAAATAATAAATAATATTTATTATATTATCTATGGATTATTATTTGGAGGAAT
Proteins encoded in this region:
- the dnaG gene encoding DNA primase — encoded protein: MIKYISPTFINNLLDQIDIVYLIKNRVKLKKKGKNFFGICPFHLEKNPSFVVNSTRQLYHCFGCGVHGNIIDFIMNFDNLSFLESIESIANIFNIPIIYAKKSYLSKKIYKNNIYYKLISNLSIFYKKSLFDPLGKEAYKYLLNRGFNLYIIKYFSIGFSPFYWTNKISNNTKNIKILYEKLGILQIDKKNNNYYDIFYNRIIFPIKNIKGLIVGFGGRVLKNQNPKYLNSSENNIFHKSNELYGLFETKKENNIIKKVLVVEGYIDVISLFQFDIKYVVAILGTSITNMHIKKLFSITNKIIYCYDGDKAGIEAQWKSLKISLPFLVNGKQIRFMILPDGEDPDSLIRKEGKILFEKRINNTLSFSKFFFKRLFLKNFFSSCEEKTSLIYKALSFIKLIPDYFFQINLIKKLGEKIGIINLIDIYDSFKYEKKIIINNNFKKTTIRRLLSLLIQNPKLINLVPKLEFFKSSNINGLFFFIKFVNFYKNQNLTTVKILEQYRGTKLKKVLETLLTWNHMIPDNEIENFFINLIKKLKINILEDRQEYLISLERIKGLDYKKKQELWSLNKILIKKKII
- the rpsU gene encoding 30S ribosomal protein S21, whose protein sequence is MPVIKVRDNEPFDLVLRRFKRSCEKAGILAEVRRREFYEKPTTERKRAKASAIKRHAKKIFRENSKRVRLY
- the tsaD gene encoding tRNA (adenosine(37)-N6)-threonylcarbamoyltransferase complex transferase subunit TsaD; amino-acid sequence: MLLMGIETSCDDTAVAIYDNKIGILCNNIYTQRIHSKYGGVVPELAARNHLQKIIPLIKKSLLKINKNLKDLNAIAFTSGPGQINSLIIGAIVSHTLAFSLNIPIIPVNHMEGHLFSIMLQKNKPSFPFIGLLISGGHTELIYTYKFGKYKVLGKNIDDAVGETLDKVSKLLGLNYPGGKNLSKLSKYGTSNKFFFPRPMTYKKNNLNFSFSGLKTCVKNFLKKQDLNNFQTKADIACAFEDAIIETLYIKSLWALKKYNINQLVIAGGVSSNKKLRIFLYKNLKKNNIKLFYSRKKLCTDNAAMIAYIGSKKKIFKKKYILNNIFINPNLSLDT